In Lonchura striata isolate bLonStr1 chromosome 11, bLonStr1.mat, whole genome shotgun sequence, the following proteins share a genomic window:
- the GATM gene encoding glycine amidinotransferase, mitochondrial: MLRVRCLRGGSRGAEAAHYIGSRLRGAFTGWVQRTFQSTQAAAASQNTCAAVDKAASPVPKGCLVCSYNEWDPLEEVIVGRAENACVPPFSVEVKANTYEKYWGFYQKFGGQGFPKDHLKKAIAEIEEMCNILKGEGVIVKRPDPIDWSVKYKTPDFESTGMYAAMPRDILLVVGNEIIEAPMAWRARFFEYRAYRRLIKDYFNSGAKWTTAPKPTMADELYDQNYPIHSVEDRHKLAAQGKFVTTEFEPCFDAADFIRAGRDIFVQRSQVTNYMGIEWMRRHLAPDYRVHIISFKDPNPMHIDATFNIIGPGLVLSNPDRPCHQIELFKKAGWTVIQPPVPLIPDDHPLWMSSKWLSMNVLMLDEKRVMVDANETSIQKMFEKLGISTIRVNIRHANSLGGGFHCWTCDIRRRGTLQSYFD, translated from the exons ATGCTGCGAGTGCGGTGCCTGCGCGGGGGCAGCCGGGGGGCCGAGGCAGCGCATTACATCGGCTCCAGG cttcGAGGAGCCTTTACAGGATGGGTGCAGCGAACTTTCCAGAGcacccaggcagctgcggcctCCCAGAACACCTGTGCTGCTGTTGACAAGGCTGCAAGCCCGGTGCCCAAGGGCTGCCTTGTTTGCTCATACAACGAATGGGATCCACTGGAAGAGGTCATCGTGGGAAGAGCTGAAAATGCTTGTGTCCCACCTTTTTCTGTGGAGGTTAAG GCAAACACTTACGAAAAATATTGGGGATTTTACCAGAAATTTGGAGGCCAGGGTTTCCCCAAAGACCATTTAAAAAAAGCTATTGCTGAAATTGAAGAGATGTGCAATATTTTGAAGGGAGAAGGTGTTATTGTCAAGAGGCCTGATCCAATTGACTGGTCTGTGAAGTATAAAACACCTGATTTTGAGTCTACAG GTATGTATGCTGCCATGCCAAGAGACATCCTATTAGTGGTGGGAAATGAAATTATTGAAGCACCTATGGCTTGGCGTGCTCGGTTCTTTGAGTACAGGGCATATAGACGACTAATCAAAGATTATTTCAACAGTGGTGCTAAGTGGACAACTGCCCCAAAACCCACAATGGCAGATGAACTCTACGATCAG AATTATCCAATCCACTCTGTGGAAGACAGGCACAAACTGGCTGCTCAGGGAAAATTTGTAACTACTGAATTTGAGCCATGCTTTGATGCTGCTGACTTCATTAGAGCTGGAAGAGATATATTTGTACAAAGGAGCCAG GTTACAAACTACATGGGTATTGAATGGATGAGGCGACACCTTGCACCAGACTACAGAGTGCATATAATATCCTTTAAGGATCCCAACCCTATGCACATTGATGCCACTTTTAATATCATTGGGCCTGGTCTTGTGCTTTCTAACCCAGACCGTCCCTGCCATCAG ATTGAGCTCTTCAAGAAAGCTGGCTGGACTGTGATTCAACCCCCAGTGCCACTCATCCCAGATG ATCACCCACTGTGGATGTCTTCTAAGTGGCTCTCCATGAACGTCCTGATGCTGGATGAGAAACGGGTGATGGTGGATGCCAATGAGACATCGATTCAGAAGATGTTTGAAAAGCTGG GCATTTCTACAATTCGAGTGAACATTCGCCACGCCAATTCTCTGGGAGGTGGCTTCCACTGCTGGACGTGCGACATCCGCCGCCGTGGCACCCTGCAGTCCTACTTTGACTAG